Below is a genomic region from Virgibacillus dokdonensis.
GCACCAATCTCTTGAGCTTTTTTCGTTAGGTACATCGTTTCTTCATGATTCGTAGAACCTGTTCCAGGAGCGAATGGCACTCTTCCACGAATGGCTTTGTGAGCGTTTTCCATTACGTAAACACGTTCTTCTAAAGTAAGCGAGCTTGGCTCTCCCGAAGTTCCCGTAACAGAAATAGCATGTGTTCCATTTTGAAGTTGATAGTCAATTAATTCTGTTTGTTTTTCATAATCTACTTCATAATTTGCTTTAAAAGGCGTAATTAACGGGGTAACAGACCCTCGTAATCGTTGCTTTATATTCTCATAGTTTTTAACCAAATGAATCATCCTTTCCTATTGTTTTCGCATCTAGTCAAAATGAATAACATACATCTTTTATAAATAATCACCACAGATGGTAAGCGTATGACCTAAACCTTTACATAATTAGGGAGCTACCATCTAACATCTGATTACAATACGCTTGTATTAGGATGCTTACAGCTTCTCCCCTTACATGGAGAATAAACAAAAAGAATCAAGACGAAATGAAATGAGATGAGATGCTGATGAAATTCTTGCACACTTTTTTCATGCTACATGATAAATTGCGGCTTACTTTTTTTCAGTTTAGGCTGCTGTAATGCTATTTTTTGACCGGTTTGTATATCTAAAACGTCTGAAGCTTCATCAAACCAGCTATCTGGAGCTTCATGTCCCCAAAAGGTTTGCCGCATTGGATCATCCAAATCCCATTTTATAGGTTTGAAATCAGGGTCACTCGTTAAATAATCACCATTATATAATTCGATTCGGTGTCCATCTGGGTCTCTCACGTATAGGAAAAAAGCGTTCGAAAGCCCATGGCGACCAGGTCCTCTTTCTATATTGGTGCTATATCCTGACGCTGCTAGCACATCACATCCATCAATGAGGCTCATAGGATCTTTTAACCAAAATCCAATATGGTGTAAACGAGGGCCTACTCCATTCATAAATGCAACATCATGAACAGATGGCTTACGATGAAGCCATGCTGCCCATATTTTTTGATGCTCCCCTACTGTGTATTCTGAACAGGCAAAATCTAGTTTGTGCAAATAATAGTGGTAAGCTGTTTCGACATCGCGCACCATACAGTTAAAATGATCAATTCGTTGAACTTTTGCACCAGTGTGCAAATCATACCGTTGTAAGAGTCGCTCCACTGTCTCCATTTCTGCATAAAATTCTATTGGAATACCTGTTATATCCTGCACACGAATTGTTTGACCAACAGCAGGCTGTTCTCCTGCTTTGATCCGCTTTACTTCTCTTCCTTGACGCCTAAAAAAACTTTCAAGTTCATCTATATCTTTTTCTGAGGTCACTTTGTAACTAATTACTTCCACAGCTGGCTCTTGTTTCTGTTTTAACCATAAGCTATGATGATTATGCTCTTCTAAACCACGAAGAAACAAATTTCCATTATCAGTATCCGTGACGACAAATCCAAGTTTTTCGTAAAATAAACGCGACTTTTCTATATCGGTAACATGTAAGACAGCACGACCGGCACGTATAATATTAAAATTCACCTTCATCAAGCCTCCTTTATTTACCAAATTGCGGAATATAGTGATCCTTCAATGCAACATGAATAATCTGCGTTTCTGTATAAAAATCAAAAGCGTAATGTCCACCTTCACGCCCTATACCACTATGCTTTGATCCTCCAAATGGTGTCCTTAAATCCCTTACATTTTGAGCATTAACCCATAACATTCCTGAATCAATGGCTTGAGCAACCCGATGCCCACGCTGTATATCCTTTGTCCACACATAACCTGCAAGCCCGTAGCGAACATCATTAGCTAAATGAATTACTTCCGCTTCATCCGTGAATGTCATCGCTGCTATGACGGGGCCAAAAATTTCTTCCTGAACGATACGCATATTATTTTTCGCATGGAGAATTAAAGTCGGTGGAACATAGTTTCCCTCACTATTCCTTGGTGCATGACCACTTATTACTTCACAACCTTCTTCTTTTGCTAAATCCAAATAGCTCCGCACATTTTCATAATGTTCTTTATGAATTAACGGTCCTACTTGTGTATTTTCATTAAGCGGATCTCCAACTTTTATATTGAAAATTCGTTCTTTTAACTGTTCAATAAATGTGGAAGCAATACTTTCATGTACATAGAGACGTGAATTAGCTGTACAACGCTCCCCATTGAAAGAGAAAATTCCCCATGTACAAGCATCTAACGCTCTTTCTACATCTGCATCTTCAAACACTATAATCGGTGACTTGCCACCAAGTTCCATCGAAAAACGCTTCAAGCTATCCGCTCCATTTTTCATAATTTCTGAACCTGTTGTTGTTTCTCCAGTGAATGAGATTAAAGGCACATCAGGGTGTGACACCAGTGCTGCTCCAGCTGTTTCTCCATAACCATGAACAACATTAAACACACCATCTGGCAACCCTACTTTATCTATAATTTCCGCTAAACGATTCGCTGTTAACGGTGACCATTCTGCTGGCTTTAACACGACAGTATTTCCAGTAGCAAGTGCAGGTGCAAGCTTCCAAGTTTCTAACATAAATGGTGCATTCCAAGGTGTAATTAAACCAGCTACTCCAACAGGCTTATGAATGGTGTAATTTAAAAATTCATCGTCTACTTGATATGCTTCTCCAACCATCCTTGTTGCAACCATCTCTGCATAAAAACGGAAATTATATGCTGCTCTACTTACCATTTTCTTTGTCTGACTTATTGGCAACCCCGTATCAAATGACTCGAGTGGGGCAATTTCGTCAATATGTTCATCGATGACATCGGCAATTTTATAAATATAAGCCAGCCTTTCCTTTATTTTTAATTGTCCCCACTCACCGTAAAATGCTTTTTTAGCAGCATCCACAGCTAGATCTATATCCGCTTTATTCCCTGACGCTACTCGATTGATTGTTTGATTGGTAAATGGACTAATATTTTCAAAGACTTCCTCCTGAACTGTAGTAACAAATTTTCCATTAATATAATGCGGAACATCCTTTACTTGTTGCTTCATTTCTAAATGTTGTTCTGTTATTTGATTTTCCATGCTTATCCGCCCCTTTGTAAACATTCTGAATATAATAT
It encodes:
- the hpaD gene encoding 3,4-dihydroxyphenylacetate 2,3-dioxygenase → MNFNIIRAGRAVLHVTDIEKSRLFYEKLGFVVTDTDNGNLFLRGLEEHNHHSLWLKQKQEPAVEVISYKVTSEKDIDELESFFRRQGREVKRIKAGEQPAVGQTIRVQDITGIPIEFYAEMETVERLLQRYDLHTGAKVQRIDHFNCMVRDVETAYHYYLHKLDFACSEYTVGEHQKIWAAWLHRKPSVHDVAFMNGVGPRLHHIGFWLKDPMSLIDGCDVLAASGYSTNIERGPGRHGLSNAFFLYVRDPDGHRIELYNGDYLTSDPDFKPIKWDLDDPMRQTFWGHEAPDSWFDEASDVLDIQTGQKIALQQPKLKKSKPQFIM
- the hpaE gene encoding 5-carboxymethyl-2-hydroxymuconate semialdehyde dehydrogenase, translating into MKQQVKDVPHYINGKFVTTVQEEVFENISPFTNQTINRVASGNKADIDLAVDAAKKAFYGEWGQLKIKERLAYIYKIADVIDEHIDEIAPLESFDTGLPISQTKKMVSRAAYNFRFYAEMVATRMVGEAYQVDDEFLNYTIHKPVGVAGLITPWNAPFMLETWKLAPALATGNTVVLKPAEWSPLTANRLAEIIDKVGLPDGVFNVVHGYGETAGAALVSHPDVPLISFTGETTTGSEIMKNGADSLKRFSMELGGKSPIIVFEDADVERALDACTWGIFSFNGERCTANSRLYVHESIASTFIEQLKERIFNIKVGDPLNENTQVGPLIHKEHYENVRSYLDLAKEEGCEVISGHAPRNSEGNYVPPTLILHAKNNMRIVQEEIFGPVIAAMTFTDEAEVIHLANDVRYGLAGYVWTKDIQRGHRVAQAIDSGMLWVNAQNVRDLRTPFGGSKHSGIGREGGHYAFDFYTETQIIHVALKDHYIPQFGK